AGATGTAACATAATTAATGATACATCAGCAAGAAATTCAATTATAAAATCCCGGTCACTTACTGCATCTAGACTGTTTTGGGAAATCTGACTGAATTTAAGCTTTTTTCTAACAAAATCCCGGTCAATAGGATGGGATGTTCCAGCAAGAGCAGCAGAGCCTAAAGGTAATACATCTACTCTGGAATATAAATCCTGTAGCCTCTGCCAATCCCGCTTAAATTTGAAAAAATAAGCCAGCAAATGGTGTGAAAAGAGAACCGGTTGGGCATGTTGCAAATGAGTATAACCGGACATAATCACTCCCAGATAATTACGGGCTGCAGTTAAAATGGTTTTTAATAAATCACTTAATACCTGCTGGATATTAGCAAGCTCTTCTTTTAAATACATTCTTTCATCAAGAGCAACCTGGTCATTTCGACTGCGGGCGGTATGAAGTTTCCCGGCAATTTCCCCTATCTTTTCCTTTAGTTTATTTTCTACCCAGGTATGAATATCCTCTGCCTTATCATCTACTGGCAAGATACCCCGTTCTATCTCCTGGAGAAGTTCTTTTAATCCCTGTACAATTTTCTGAGATTCCTCTTTGTTTATTATTCCGCATTTACCCAACATCAGGGCATGAGCAATACTGCCAGCAATATCATATCTGACCAGTCTTTTATCAAAAGAAATGGAGGAAATAAATCTTTGCATCACCTTGCTGGTATCTTTTTTAAATCTGCCACCCCATAATTTTTCCATCTTTAACCCCTTTTTATTTGCTTTTTCTATTAACGGAGGCATAGACTTTGCTTGGTAAACCCCATAACTGGATAAAACCTTTAGCAAAATCCTGGTTGAAAGTATCTCCTTGGTCATAGGTTGCCAGGTTAAAATCATAGAGGGAATTAACCGATTTTCTTCCTGCTACCTCACACCGTCCTTTAAGCAACTTAACTCTCACTGTACCGGTCACTTTATCTTTGATGATCCCTATAAAACCATCCAAGGCTTCTTTTAAAGGCGAAAACCATAATCCATTATAGGTCAATTCAGCATATTTTTGGGATATAATTTGTTTAAAATGTAGCAAATCTCTTGTGAAAACCATACTTTCCAGTGCCTTATAAGCATTCAATAATATTATAGCACCGGGACATTCATATATTTCCCTTGATTTGATACCAACCAGTCTATTCTCCACCATATCTACTCTACCTATTGCATTTTCCCCTCCTACCTTATTTAAATAGGAAATAAGCTGAACAAGCGGTTTTTCCTGTCCATTGACCTGGATGGGGACACCCCTTTCCAAATAAATTTCCAGATAAACAGGTTTATTAACAGCATCCTCCGGTTTTACTGTCCATTCATATGCTTCTTCTGGTGGTTCTATCCAGGGATCTTCCAATATTCCACATTCACAGGACCTTCCCCATATATTCTGGTCAACGCTGTATGGATTATCTACATCAACAGGAATGGGAATATCATATTGCCTGGCATACTGGATCTCCTCTTCTCTAGTAAATCCCCACTCTCTGGCTGGTGCAATTACTTCAAGATCTGGATTTAAAGTAGCTGTTGATACTTCAAATCTTACCTGGTCATTACCCTTGCCGGTACAGCCATGAGCTATGGCCTGTGCTTGCTCTTTTTCTGCTAAATCTACTAAAATTTTTGCTATCAAAGGTCGGGAATAAGCAGTAGCTAAGGGATAATGTTCCTCATAAACCGCTCCCGCCTGTAATCCCAGTAGAACATAATCCCTGGCAAACTCCTCTCTGGCATCTACAATATAGGATTTACTTGCTCCTACTTTTAATGCCTTTTCTTTTACAAATTCCAGGTCAATTTCTTGACCTACATCAATAGTGACAGCAATAACTTCATCACAATAATTCTCTTTTAACCATCTAATAGCTATTGAGGTATCCAGACCTCCTGAATAAGCCAGTATCACCTTTTTAAGTTTATTCATATTATTCTCCTTGTTTTGTGTAGTTTTTCATTTTTACCTGATTGATTTTCTATTTTATTTTAGATCAGATATTACTTCATCTAATGTTCTAATGAGTAAATCAATCTCATTTTTCTCTACTATTAAAGGTGGTAAAAAGCGGAGCACCTTCTCAGCAGTACAGTTAATTAATATACCCTTATCCAGCATTTTTTGAACTATCGCCGAACCCTCTTTGGCCACTTCTAATCCGGCCATAAGCCCTATCACCCTTACCTCCTTGACTAAATCTGGGTATTTTACTTTCAGTTCTTCCAATCTTTTCTTAAAGTATTCTCCTTTTTGCTGACATTCAGTCAAGAGATTGTCCTCCTGCAATACTTCTAAAAAAGCTAAAGCAGTAGCACAGGCTACTGGATTTCCACCAAAGGTAGTACCATGGTCACCCGGTTTAAATACTGAGGCAACTTTCTCTTTGGCAATTAAGGCACCCAGCGGTAATCCTCCCGCTATTGGTTTAGCCAGAGTAAGAATATCAGGCTCAATATTATAATGTTGATAGGCAAACATCTTTCCCGTTCTACCCAGACCACATTGAATCTCATCGAAAATTAGCAGTAAATCCTTACTATTACAAAAATCTCTTAATCCCTCTAAAAAATCAGCAGAAGCAAGATTAATCCCTCCTTCTCCCTGTATCGGCTCCACTATTACCGCAGCAACCTTCTCGTCATAGGCTTCTTGCACAGAATTTAAATCATTGAAAATAGCCTGTTTGAAAGACGGTAGAAGAAGAAGATAATCTTTCTGGTATTTATATTTTCCGGTTGCAGCCAGAGTAGCAATGGTTCTACCATGAAAGGAATTTTCCATATATATTATCTTATACTTTTCTTTATTCTGTTCTCTATAATACTTAACCGCCATCTTTAAGGCTGCTTCGTTTACCTCTGCCCCGCTGTTGGCAAAAAATGCCTTATCCCCGCAGGATATTTCCACCAGTTTTTTCCCTAACAATATTTGGGGAGCGTTATAAAAAAGGTTGGAACAATGAACCAATTTCCCGGCTTGCTGGCAAATAGCTTGCACAATCCTGGGATGACTATAACCAAGACTATTAACAGCAATGCCACCGATAAAATCATAGTATTGTCTCCCCCCTAAATCCCAAACCTTCATTCCCTCGCCATGGTCTAATATCATTGCTGGTCTTTTATAAGTGTGAACTAAATAATTTTGCTCATCAGCAATTAATTCTTTACTTTCCATAGTTCTCCTCCCTATACTAATCTCTATAAATTAAAACTCTCATTCCTGCTGATAACAAATTCAGTGCCAATTCCTTTATCTGTGAAGATCTCTAATAGAATGGAGTGAGCACACTTACCATTGAGAAAATGTACCTTTTTAACACCTCCTTCTAAGGCTCTCAGTGCTGATTTTACCTTGGGAATCATGCCTTTCTGGATTTGACCTGATTCAAACAATTCTTTGGCTTCTTCAATATTTACACTACTGATGAGAGAATTTGCGTCTTCCATCTTTCGAAATATTCCATCCACATCAGTAAGATAGATTAATTTCTCTGCTTTCAAAGCAACAGCCAGCTCGCCTGCAACTGTATCTGCATTGATGTTGAATCTCTCACCTCTGGCATCAACACCGATGGTAGCTATAACCGGGACATAATCTTTTTCTAAAAGTAAAAATAATATCTCCGGATTAATCTTTTCAATCTCACCTACAAATCCTAAATCAATGGAGTCATATTTTTTTACCATAAGCAGTTGTGCATCTTCACCGCTTAAACCAATTCCTTTTATTCCATTTCCCTGGTCTTCAGAAATACACAAGTTAATCTCAGCTACCAGACGGGTATTGATTTTACCAGTTAAAACCATCTCGGTAATCTCCATAGTGTCGCGGTCAGTAACTCTTAATCCATTGATAAATTGGGGAATCTTATGCTGTTTTTTCATTTCCTGAGAAATTTCCGGACCACCACCATGCACAATCACCGGTTTCATTCCTATATAGCGCAATAAAATTATATCTCTTATTATTGATTTCTCCAGTTGCCTATCCTCCATAGCACTGCCGCCGTATTTTATCACCACTATCATGTTCCGGAATTTTTTTATATAGGGCAATGCCTCTACTAAAATCTCTGCCCGTAAAGCATCATTTTTTAACATTTTTTACCTCCAATATCTGGTCTAATTATATTTAGTATTAATGTCAATGTAGCCGTAAGTAAGGTCACATCCCCATGCTGTTGCTTTTCCTTCACCAATCTTTAAATCAATCACTATTTTAATTTCAGGGGATTCTTCGAGATATTTTCGAACAATTTCTTTGGAAAATAAGAGTGGTTGTCCATCTGAAACTATCTTTTCTTTTAGATAGAGATCTACTTTTTGTATCTCTATTTCTACTCCGGAATAGCCCACAGCTGCTAAAATCCTGCCCCAATTAGGATCATGTCCAAAGATGGCAGTTTTTACCAGAAGAGAATTTATAACAGCCTTGGCAGCTATCTCCGCATCACTACGAGACAGGGCATGTTGTACCTCTACCTCAACCAGTTTAGTTGCTCCCTCTCCATCTCGCACAATTTCCTTAGCTAAATACTCTGCAATCAGGTATAGTGCTGTAATAAAACGGTCATAATCTTCATTCTTGGCAGTGATTAATGAATTCCCCGCCAATCCATTAGCTAACAGTAAAACCATGTCGTTGGTACTGGTATCACCATCTACACTGATCATATTAAAGGTTTTAGCTATAACTTCAACCAAAGCTTCCTGTAACAGATTACTTTCTATGGCTATATCAGTGGTAATAAAACCCAGCATGGTAGCCATGTCAGGATGAATCATACCTGAACCTTTTGCCATTCCCCCTATCCTAATTTCCTTACCTCTTAAATCAAAACTAACTGCTATCTCCTTTTTCCTGGTATCTGTGGTTAATATTGCCTCTGCCGCCTCAGTTCCTCCCGCAACACTTAACTTCTTTACTGCCTCTTGGATTCCTTGTTTTATCTTCTCTAGAGGAAGAAACTCTCCGATCTTCCCGGTTGAGGTTACAGCAACATTTTCTGGTTTAACCTTTAAATATTGAGATACATAATCAACAGTATCCCGGGCGTCCTGTAATCCCTTCTCTCCGGTACAGGCATTGGCAATCCCGCTGTTTACCACAATTGCCTGTATTTTACCACCGGAACGTGCCAGATTATCTTTAGTAATCCATAAAGGTGCTGCTTTAAATTGATTTTTAGTATATACTGCACCAGCACTGGCAATCTTTTCTGAATAGACTAATGCTAAGTCTTTTCTCTTTACTCTGATACCACAGTTTATGCCGGCAGCCTTTAATCCTTTAGGGTAGGTTATACCATGCCCCTTTATTATCTTTATCTCGCTTTCCTGAAAACTAATGCTCATTCTTC
This Atribacterota bacterium DNA region includes the following protein-coding sequences:
- the argJ gene encoding bifunctional glutamate N-acetyltransferase/amino-acid acetyltransferase ArgJ gives rise to the protein MSISFQESEIKIIKGHGITYPKGLKAAGINCGIRVKRKDLALVYSEKIASAGAVYTKNQFKAAPLWITKDNLARSGGKIQAIVVNSGIANACTGEKGLQDARDTVDYVSQYLKVKPENVAVTSTGKIGEFLPLEKIKQGIQEAVKKLSVAGGTEAAEAILTTDTRKKEIAVSFDLRGKEIRIGGMAKGSGMIHPDMATMLGFITTDIAIESNLLQEALVEVIAKTFNMISVDGDTSTNDMVLLLANGLAGNSLITAKNEDYDRFITALYLIAEYLAKEIVRDGEGATKLVEVEVQHALSRSDAEIAAKAVINSLLVKTAIFGHDPNWGRILAAVGYSGVEIEIQKVDLYLKEKIVSDGQPLLFSKEIVRKYLEESPEIKIVIDLKIGEGKATAWGCDLTYGYIDINTKYN
- the argB gene encoding acetylglutamate kinase, which produces MLKNDALRAEILVEALPYIKKFRNMIVVIKYGGSAMEDRQLEKSIIRDIILLRYIGMKPVIVHGGGPEISQEMKKQHKIPQFINGLRVTDRDTMEITEMVLTGKINTRLVAEINLCISEDQGNGIKGIGLSGEDAQLLMVKKYDSIDLGFVGEIEKINPEILFLLLEKDYVPVIATIGVDARGERFNINADTVAGELAVALKAEKLIYLTDVDGIFRKMEDANSLISSVNIEEAKELFESGQIQKGMIPKVKSALRALEGGVKKVHFLNGKCAHSILLEIFTDKGIGTEFVISRNESFNL
- the argH gene encoding argininosuccinate lyase, with protein sequence MEKLWGGRFKKDTSKVMQRFISSISFDKRLVRYDIAGSIAHALMLGKCGIINKEESQKIVQGLKELLQEIERGILPVDDKAEDIHTWVENKLKEKIGEIAGKLHTARSRNDQVALDERMYLKEELANIQQVLSDLLKTILTAARNYLGVIMSGYTHLQHAQPVLFSHHLLAYFFKFKRDWQRLQDLYSRVDVLPLGSAALAGTSHPIDRDFVRKKLKFSQISQNSLDAVSDRDFIIEFLADVSLIMLHLSSLSEELILWSSREFNFIELDESFCTGSSIMPQKKNPDAAELIRGKTGRIYGHLLSMLTTMKALPLAYNHDLQEDKEPLFDTVEVVKSSLTIMRGMIETLQVKSDNMKQSLEGDLSNATELADYLVRKGLSFREAHSVVGEIVIYCLDRKKSLEQLTLEELQQFQSVFQQDVFSLLTPEAVINAKNSFGGTSLKKVREIIEEEEKTIKIIKN
- a CDS encoding argininosuccinate synthase, encoding MNKLKKVILAYSGGLDTSIAIRWLKENYCDEVIAVTIDVGQEIDLEFVKEKALKVGASKSYIVDAREEFARDYVLLGLQAGAVYEEHYPLATAYSRPLIAKILVDLAEKEQAQAIAHGCTGKGNDQVRFEVSTATLNPDLEVIAPAREWGFTREEEIQYARQYDIPIPVDVDNPYSVDQNIWGRSCECGILEDPWIEPPEEAYEWTVKPEDAVNKPVYLEIYLERGVPIQVNGQEKPLVQLISYLNKVGGENAIGRVDMVENRLVGIKSREIYECPGAIILLNAYKALESMVFTRDLLHFKQIISQKYAELTYNGLWFSPLKEALDGFIGIIKDKVTGTVRVKLLKGRCEVAGRKSVNSLYDFNLATYDQGDTFNQDFAKGFIQLWGLPSKVYASVNRKSK
- a CDS encoding aspartate aminotransferase family protein, encoding MESKELIADEQNYLVHTYKRPAMILDHGEGMKVWDLGGRQYYDFIGGIAVNSLGYSHPRIVQAICQQAGKLVHCSNLFYNAPQILLGKKLVEISCGDKAFFANSGAEVNEAALKMAVKYYREQNKEKYKIIYMENSFHGRTIATLAATGKYKYQKDYLLLLPSFKQAIFNDLNSVQEAYDEKVAAVIVEPIQGEGGINLASADFLEGLRDFCNSKDLLLIFDEIQCGLGRTGKMFAYQHYNIEPDILTLAKPIAGGLPLGALIAKEKVASVFKPGDHGTTFGGNPVACATALAFLEVLQEDNLLTECQQKGEYFKKRLEELKVKYPDLVKEVRVIGLMAGLEVAKEGSAIVQKMLDKGILINCTAEKVLRFLPPLIVEKNEIDLLIRTLDEVISDLK